From one Streptomyces spiramyceticus genomic stretch:
- a CDS encoding GNAT family N-acetyltransferase has translation MPTPLADVPVRRLTRGDLTACADLAENRGWQRQEHRWGLLLTAGTGYGIDAPGGKGLAATSVLTSYGPGPASYGPGLAAIGLVLVAEQHARQGVGRRMMRHIMAEAGDTPLTLHATPDGRPLYEELGFAVTGRAEMVRGHFRPSGPMAEVPTRPATAEDLAAILRLDAEVFGQDRTHVITRLPAFADQIRVAEDGSGITGYAAAWPNMNTHVVGPLIARDTDTAKALVASLAAGTDRPLHTDIDVRHEDLLAWVKACGLESVAFNAVMTYGIPALPGDWTRRFAPLTVAAG, from the coding sequence ATGCCGACTCCGCTTGCCGACGTGCCCGTCCGACGTCTGACTCGGGGCGACCTCACTGCCTGCGCCGACCTCGCGGAGAACCGTGGCTGGCAGCGCCAGGAGCACAGATGGGGTCTCCTGCTGACAGCCGGCACCGGCTACGGCATCGACGCACCCGGCGGCAAGGGCCTGGCCGCCACAAGCGTCCTCACCTCGTACGGCCCGGGGCCCGCTTCGTATGGCCCGGGACTCGCTGCCATCGGGCTGGTCCTCGTCGCCGAACAGCACGCACGGCAGGGCGTCGGCCGCCGCATGATGCGGCACATCATGGCGGAAGCCGGGGACACCCCGCTCACGCTGCACGCCACCCCCGACGGCCGCCCGCTCTACGAGGAGCTCGGCTTCGCCGTGACGGGCAGGGCCGAGATGGTCCGCGGCCACTTCCGCCCGTCCGGCCCGATGGCCGAAGTGCCGACCCGCCCCGCCACCGCCGAGGACCTGGCCGCGATCCTCCGCCTGGACGCCGAGGTCTTCGGCCAGGACCGCACCCACGTGATCACGCGGCTGCCCGCCTTTGCCGACCAGATCCGGGTAGCCGAGGACGGGAGCGGCATCACCGGCTACGCGGCGGCCTGGCCCAACATGAACACCCATGTCGTGGGCCCGCTCATCGCCCGGGACACGGACACCGCCAAGGCTCTGGTCGCCTCCCTGGCAGCGGGCACGGACCGCCCGCTGCACACCGACATCGACGTACGGCATGAGGACCTGCTGGCCTGGGTGAAGGCCTGCGGCCTGGAGTCGGTGGCATTCAACGCGGTGATGACCTACGGCATCCCTGCCCTGCCGGGCGACTGGACCCGCCGCTTCGCACCTTTGACGGTCGCGGCGGGCTGA
- a CDS encoding GNAT family N-acetyltransferase, with translation MSDLEIRPAAPGDIPAIVAMLADDPLGAQRESPDDLAPYTAALKRLANDPNQHVVVAVREDRVVGTLQLTIIPGLSRRGSTRSIIEGVRIHSDERGSGLGTQLIEWAVDESRRQDCQLVQLTSDATRTDAHRFYERLGFEASHVGFKMSL, from the coding sequence ATGAGCGATCTTGAGATACGCCCTGCGGCGCCCGGAGACATCCCCGCGATCGTGGCCATGCTCGCCGACGACCCGCTGGGCGCCCAGCGGGAGTCCCCGGACGACCTCGCCCCGTACACCGCCGCCCTCAAGCGGCTCGCCAACGACCCGAACCAGCACGTGGTCGTCGCCGTACGCGAGGACCGGGTCGTCGGCACACTGCAGCTCACGATCATTCCGGGCCTGTCCCGGCGGGGCTCCACCCGCTCCATCATCGAAGGCGTACGCATCCACTCCGACGAACGCGGAAGCGGCCTCGGTACGCAGCTCATCGAGTGGGCGGTCGACGAATCCAGGCGCCAGGACTGCCAGTTGGTCCAGCTGACGTCGGACGCCACCCGTACCGACGCCCATCGCTTCTACGAGCGGCTCGGCTTCGAAGCCTCCCATGTCGGATTCAAGATGAGCCTTTGA
- a CDS encoding DUF2269 domain-containing protein, with protein sequence MKQLPRPARRALLVTHVAASVGWLGLTVGLLALGLTAYTTNSAATTQAAYSAMKVFGDWLVAPVALLSLGTGLVLSLGTPWGLARHRWVWVKFWLTLITVAGTIFALRPEISAAAALGIPDSSLVAAPTVASTAYFFMTAISVLKPWGLTRRGRRLRAATASSRKQVDARSVRQPA encoded by the coding sequence GTGAAACAACTCCCACGCCCCGCACGCCGCGCCCTCCTGGTCACCCATGTCGCCGCCTCTGTCGGCTGGCTGGGCCTCACGGTTGGGCTGCTCGCGCTCGGGCTCACCGCCTACACAACCAACTCCGCCGCTACTACACAGGCTGCGTACAGCGCCATGAAGGTCTTCGGCGACTGGCTGGTCGCCCCCGTGGCGCTGCTGTCGCTGGGCACCGGGCTCGTGCTGTCGCTCGGCACGCCCTGGGGCCTGGCCAGGCACCGCTGGGTCTGGGTGAAGTTCTGGCTGACTCTGATCACCGTGGCTGGGACGATCTTCGCGCTGCGCCCGGAAATCAGTGCGGCCGCCGCCTTGGGTATTCCCGACAGCAGTCTGGTCGCCGCACCGACCGTCGCCTCGACCGCCTACTTCTTCATGACGGCGATTTCGGTGCTCAAGCCCTGGGGGCTCACCCGGCGCGGCCGGCGTCTACGAGCAGCCACGGCCTCCTCACGTAAACAGGTGGACGCGCGATCAGTGCGTCAGCCAGCCTGA
- a CDS encoding MFS transporter, with protein sequence MPLALLALAIGAFGIGTTEFVITGLLPEVSTDFGVSILTAGYLVSGYALGVVLGAPLMSVLGTRISRKRMRGRPATLRSSRGDPIAYTALQLNAPTADPVDAVQPGGPFHTLPTVLDRPLLFIAGGVPVRRGGRLIGAIGVGGGAPEQDHGFATEAVEALDR encoded by the coding sequence ATGCCACTCGCGCTCCTCGCCCTCGCCATCGGGGCGTTCGGTATCGGCACCACCGAATTCGTGATCACGGGTCTGCTGCCGGAGGTCTCGACCGACTTCGGTGTCTCGATCCTCACCGCCGGTTACCTCGTCAGCGGTTACGCCCTCGGTGTCGTGCTGGGTGCCCCGCTGATGTCGGTCCTCGGCACCCGGATCTCCCGCAAGCGGATGCGAGGGCGCCCAGCGACACTTCGTTCGAGCAGGGGAGACCCCATTGCTTACACCGCTCTCCAGCTCAACGCCCCGACGGCGGACCCGGTCGACGCTGTCCAGCCGGGCGGGCCGTTCCACACTCTGCCGACCGTGCTCGACCGGCCGCTCCTGTTCATCGCGGGGGGAGTTCCTGTCCGCCGTGGCGGCCGTCTGATCGGTGCGATCGGTGTGGGCGGCGGAGCGCCCGAGCAGGACCACGGCTTCGCGACCGAGGCAGTCGAGGCCCTCGACAGGTAA
- the dnaB gene encoding replicative DNA helicase has protein sequence MSISEPLDDPWADSGPGDRLPPRRRSGEGRGRDEQHDRGGDGGGWDGGSTGFERVPPQDLDAEQSVLGGMLLSKDAIADVVEVLKGNDFYRPAHETVYTAILDLYAKGEPADPITVGAELTRRGEITKVGGASYLHTLVQTVPTAANAEYYAEIVHERAVLRRLVEAGTKITQMGYAADGDVDDIVNAAQAEIYAVTEQRTSEDYLPLGDIMEGALDEIEAIGSRTGEMTGVPTGFTDFDSLTNGLHPGQMIVIAARPAMGKSTLALDFARACSIKNNLPSVIFSLEMGRNEIAMRLLSAEARVALHHMRSGTLTDEDWTRLARRMPDVSQAPLYIDDSPNLSMMEIRAKCRRLKQRNDLKLVIIDYLQLMQSGGSKRAESRQQEVSDMSRNLKLLAKELELPVIALSQLNRGPEQRTDKKPMVSDLRESGSIEQDADMVILLHREDAYEKESPRAGEADLMVAKHRNGPTATITVAFQGHYSRFVDMAQI, from the coding sequence GTGAGCATTTCCGAGCCGTTGGACGACCCCTGGGCCGACAGCGGTCCAGGTGACCGTCTGCCTCCCCGTCGGCGCAGCGGCGAGGGCAGGGGCCGCGACGAGCAGCACGATCGTGGCGGGGACGGCGGCGGCTGGGACGGCGGTTCTACCGGTTTCGAGCGGGTGCCCCCGCAGGATCTCGACGCCGAGCAGTCCGTCCTCGGCGGCATGCTGCTGTCGAAGGACGCCATCGCAGACGTGGTGGAGGTCCTCAAGGGCAACGACTTCTACCGTCCTGCCCACGAGACCGTCTACACAGCGATTCTCGATCTCTACGCCAAGGGCGAGCCGGCGGACCCCATCACGGTGGGCGCCGAGCTGACCAGGCGCGGCGAAATCACGAAGGTCGGCGGGGCGTCGTATCTGCACACCCTGGTCCAGACGGTGCCGACGGCGGCCAATGCGGAGTATTACGCCGAGATCGTCCATGAGCGGGCCGTACTGCGCCGGCTCGTCGAGGCGGGCACGAAGATCACGCAGATGGGATATGCGGCCGACGGCGACGTGGACGACATCGTCAACGCCGCCCAGGCCGAAATCTACGCCGTCACCGAGCAGCGCACGAGCGAGGACTATCTCCCGCTCGGCGACATCATGGAGGGCGCGCTCGACGAGATTGAGGCGATCGGCTCCCGCACGGGCGAAATGACCGGTGTGCCTACCGGTTTCACGGACTTCGACTCGCTGACCAACGGTCTGCACCCGGGCCAGATGATCGTCATCGCAGCCCGTCCCGCCATGGGTAAGTCGACTTTGGCCCTGGACTTCGCCCGCGCCTGCTCGATCAAGAACAACCTGCCCAGCGTGATCTTCTCCCTCGAAATGGGGCGCAATGAGATCGCGATGCGCCTGCTGTCGGCGGAGGCCCGGGTGGCGCTTCACCATATGCGTTCCGGCACGCTGACGGACGAGGACTGGACGCGGCTGGCGCGGCGTATGCCGGATGTCTCGCAGGCGCCGCTCTACATCGACGATTCGCCGAACCTCTCGATGATGGAGATCCGGGCGAAGTGCCGTCGGCTGAAGCAGCGCAATGATCTGAAGCTGGTGATCATCGACTATTTGCAGCTGATGCAGTCCGGTGGCTCCAAGCGTGCGGAGAGCCGTCAGCAGGAGGTCTCGGACATGTCCCGAAACCTCAAGCTGCTGGCGAAGGAGCTCGAGCTCCCGGTGATTGCACTGTCGCAGCTGAACCGTGGTCCCGAGCAGCGTACGGACAAGAAGCCGATGGTCTCCGACCTGCGTGAGTCGGGATCCATCGAGCAGGACGCGGACATGGTCATCCTGCTGCACCGTGAGGATGCGTATGAGAAGGAGTCGCCGCGCGCGGGCGAGGCGGACTTGATGGTGGCCAAGCACCGTAACGGTCCGACGGCGACGATCACTGTGGCCTTCCAGGGCCACTATTCACGCTTTGTGGACATGGCGCAGATCTGA
- a CDS encoding globin domain-containing protein — MDAPTTNSADSGASGEDGGGWFKPRRKPGAATQQTGPGADPGQDRIPGPSRPVSAIRPVGTGASRPKPTPVPNPGSADEVRRWPEVAETPEATQPPERRAEGVWGAAPGAPAAQAEARRPAQARPAQAPRPAQAPAPAPQAEAPRPAPAPHPAPAPQRQPQPQRQPQPQPQPQPPQQQERQQPQQPQQSQRAPQAAAPQAAAPQAAAPLATAPEAPAPRPPAAPAAPVSPDAALIRRTLAEVGPDAGKVTSYFYALLFVRHPDLRALFPAAMDTQRDRLLKALLTAAEHIDNAPVLTEYLRNLGRGHRKYGTQASHYPAVGEALLGALARYATTTWDDETEAAWIRTYTAISQIMIDAAAENERRAPASWQGEVVSHDLRTPDIAVITLRPDQPYPFLAGQYTSLETPWWPRIWRHYSFAAAPRTDGLLSFHVKAVPAGWVSNALVHRARPGDIVRLGPPAGSMTVDHSTDDGLLCLGGGTGIAPIKAIVEDVAEHGERRPVEVFYGARSDYDLYDIDTMLRLQQSHSWLSVRTVVDDRAQLPDAVREYGPWNSYDAYLSGPPGMIRSGVHALRNLGIPGDRIRHDSIEELVAAGD; from the coding sequence ATGGACGCTCCGACCACCAACTCGGCCGACAGCGGTGCTTCTGGTGAGGACGGCGGCGGCTGGTTCAAGCCGCGCAGGAAGCCGGGCGCGGCCACTCAGCAGACCGGCCCGGGAGCTGACCCCGGCCAGGACCGGATACCCGGCCCGAGCCGTCCCGTGAGCGCGATACGCCCCGTCGGCACGGGAGCTTCACGCCCGAAGCCCACACCTGTGCCCAACCCAGGGTCCGCCGACGAAGTGCGTCGGTGGCCCGAAGTGGCCGAAACGCCCGAAGCCACGCAGCCGCCGGAGAGGCGGGCGGAAGGGGTCTGGGGAGCCGCACCGGGCGCACCGGCTGCGCAAGCGGAAGCCCGTCGCCCAGCGCAGGCCCGCCCTGCGCAGGCCCCTCGCCCAGCGCAGGCACCAGCACCGGCACCGCAAGCGGAAGCCCCCCGCCCCGCACCGGCCCCGCACCCAGCGCCCGCCCCACAGCGTCAGCCGCAGCCACAGCGTCAGCCGCAGCCGCAGCCGCAGCCGCAGCCGCCGCAGCAGCAGGAGCGGCAGCAACCGCAGCAACCGCAGCAGTCGCAGAGAGCCCCCCAAGCCGCAGCCCCCCAAGCCGCAGCCCCTCAAGCCGCGGCCCCCCTCGCAACCGCCCCCGAAGCCCCGGCTCCGCGCCCCCCGGCCGCCCCCGCCGCCCCCGTTTCCCCCGACGCGGCACTTATCCGCCGCACCCTGGCCGAGGTCGGACCCGACGCGGGCAAGGTCACGTCGTACTTCTACGCGCTGCTCTTCGTCCGCCACCCCGACCTGCGCGCGCTCTTCCCAGCCGCCATGGACACCCAGCGCGACCGGCTGCTCAAGGCGCTGCTCACCGCCGCCGAACACATCGACAACGCCCCGGTGCTCACCGAGTACCTGCGCAACCTGGGCCGCGGCCACCGCAAGTACGGCACCCAGGCCTCCCACTACCCGGCCGTCGGCGAGGCCCTCCTCGGCGCGCTGGCCCGCTACGCGACCACCACCTGGGACGACGAGACCGAGGCCGCCTGGATCCGGACGTACACCGCGATCTCCCAGATCATGATCGACGCGGCCGCCGAGAACGAGCGGCGGGCGCCCGCCTCATGGCAGGGCGAGGTCGTCTCGCACGACCTCCGCACCCCCGACATAGCCGTCATCACGCTGCGTCCCGACCAGCCCTATCCGTTCCTCGCCGGCCAGTACACCAGCCTGGAAACCCCGTGGTGGCCGAGGATCTGGCGCCACTACTCCTTCGCCGCAGCCCCTCGTACCGACGGGCTGCTGTCGTTCCACGTCAAGGCGGTCCCGGCCGGCTGGGTCTCCAACGCCCTGGTCCACCGCGCCCGCCCCGGCGACATCGTGCGTCTCGGCCCCCCGGCCGGCTCGATGACCGTCGACCACAGCACCGACGACGGTCTGCTCTGCCTCGGGGGCGGCACCGGCATCGCGCCCATCAAGGCGATCGTCGAGGACGTGGCCGAGCACGGCGAGCGCCGCCCCGTCGAGGTCTTCTACGGTGCGCGCAGCGATTACGACCTGTACGACATCGACACCATGCTGCGCCTCCAGCAGTCGCACTCCTGGCTGTCGGTCCGCACGGTGGTCGACGACCGGGCCCAGCTCCCGGACGCGGTGCGCGAGTACGGCCCGTGGAACTCCTACGACGCCTACCTCTCGGGCCCGCCCGGCATGATCCGCAGCGGTGTCCACGCGCTCAGGAACCTGGGGATCCCCGGCGACCGCATCCGCCACGATTCGATCGAAGAGCTCGTAGCAGCAGGCGATTAA
- a CDS encoding serine hydrolase domain-containing protein has product MTSPLEELLPTTQRALLHRIATAQAEGRAPSFVAAVQRDGRMVWTGSRTCVDGHGPDADTQYRIGSITKTFTAVLVLRLRDEGLLDLDDLLEKYLPGTGVGEVTVAQLLCHTAGLAAETPAPWWERTPGDLRPDLADVLGEQPLVHPVGRIHHYSNPGYTLLGRLVEEVRGVSWVEALQREILDPLGMDRTSAQPMAPHAGGWAVHPWADVLLPEPAEDLGLMAPAGQLWSTAADLCRFAAFLAEGDEKVLSAGSVREMRTPAAPPGELGSGYGLGMQIVDSDGRTLVGHGGSLPGFVACLWMSLEDGVAAVALANATSGPLTATVAAELIRIVAEAEPRFPEPWRPLPEVDKELLKLTGPWFWGTYAYALTLTGDRGLELQPLRGPGRRSRFAAQPDGTWTGLDGYYAGETLRVVRRGDGSVSHLDLGSFVFTREPYESGAAVPGGVDPEGWRGL; this is encoded by the coding sequence ATGACCTCACCGCTCGAAGAGCTTCTTCCCACCACGCAACGCGCCTTGCTGCACCGCATCGCCACCGCTCAAGCCGAAGGACGGGCGCCCTCGTTCGTCGCTGCGGTACAGCGCGACGGGCGGATGGTGTGGACGGGATCCCGTACCTGTGTCGACGGGCACGGGCCAGATGCAGACACCCAGTACCGGATCGGTTCGATCACCAAGACCTTCACCGCTGTGCTGGTGCTGCGGCTGCGTGACGAGGGACTGCTCGACCTCGATGACCTGCTGGAGAAGTACCTCCCCGGCACGGGGGTGGGCGAGGTGACCGTTGCTCAACTCCTGTGCCACACCGCGGGACTGGCCGCGGAAACGCCGGCGCCTTGGTGGGAGCGGACGCCGGGGGATCTGCGTCCCGACCTCGCCGACGTTCTTGGTGAGCAGCCGCTGGTGCACCCCGTCGGCCGCATTCATCACTACTCCAATCCCGGCTACACGCTGCTCGGCCGACTGGTCGAGGAGGTACGCGGGGTGAGCTGGGTTGAAGCCCTGCAGCGCGAGATCCTTGATCCGCTGGGCATGGACCGGACGAGTGCGCAGCCCATGGCGCCGCACGCGGGCGGCTGGGCCGTGCACCCCTGGGCCGATGTACTGCTGCCCGAACCGGCCGAAGACCTCGGGCTGATGGCCCCGGCGGGCCAGCTCTGGTCGACGGCTGCCGACCTCTGCCGCTTTGCCGCGTTCCTGGCGGAGGGCGACGAGAAGGTGCTGAGCGCCGGGTCCGTACGGGAGATGAGGACGCCTGCCGCGCCGCCCGGGGAGTTGGGCAGCGGGTACGGGCTGGGAATGCAGATCGTCGACAGCGACGGCCGCACTCTGGTGGGCCACGGAGGCTCGTTGCCGGGCTTCGTCGCGTGCCTGTGGATGAGCCTGGAGGACGGTGTGGCTGCCGTAGCGCTCGCCAATGCCACGTCGGGCCCGCTCACGGCGACGGTTGCCGCCGAGCTGATCCGCATCGTGGCGGAGGCCGAGCCGCGTTTCCCGGAGCCGTGGCGGCCGCTGCCCGAGGTCGACAAGGAGCTGCTGAAGCTGACCGGCCCCTGGTTCTGGGGCACGTACGCGTATGCCCTGACGCTGACCGGGGACCGGGGCTTGGAGCTGCAGCCGCTGCGCGGACCCGGCCGTCGCTCGCGCTTTGCCGCGCAGCCGGACGGTACCTGGACCGGTCTCGACGGTTACTACGCGGGGGAGACGCTGCGTGTGGTGCGTCGGGGCGACGGCTCGGTGAGCCATCTCGACCTGGGTTCCTTCGTCTTCACGCGTGAGCCGTACGAATCCGGGGCTGCTGTTCCGGGAGGCGTCGACCCCGAGGGCTGGCGCGGGTTGTGA